One region of Culex pipiens pallens isolate TS chromosome 2, TS_CPP_V2, whole genome shotgun sequence genomic DNA includes:
- the LOC120424065 gene encoding uncharacterized protein LOC120424065 has product MSKKQNKWPLDGRVTRSKSIIGTNMEEKLAKGKDSGRAQQGTSGTSAATYAGVTTSPAASTSTVSVQQEVTGQRGVVYFEPIDTGKEYPTQPVELARILTQKRFKDYREVTKIGRFQFKVVVTDAGAENKLKSLNLASHNLKIHLPRKNSSTILFVKGVPLDFGDEEIKDCITTETEVLEVQRIKRRVKENLVDTSNLRITVAGQKVPRLVKIYGCAFKCELYIFPIRQCQNCWRFGHSAKNALASGGAEFAGVATEKRIAESRITAPTAKVSTGPRVRTAQNDEGYKGSWIPCGRSRSDTRKRKKQLSLKRQMGLRDWKRKETKASFRTPPCK; this is encoded by the coding sequence ATGTCGAAGAAGCAGAACAAGTGGCCGCTGGACGGTAGGGTCACACGGTCGAAGTCAATCATCGGAACAAACATGGAGGAAAAACTGGCCAAAGGAAAGGACTCCGGGAGAGCTCAGCAGGGAACATCGGGAACCAGTGCGGCGACTTACGCTGGAGTGACAACCAGCCCGGCGGCAAGTACCTCAACGGTCTCCGTCCAGCAGGAGGTCACTGGGCAACGGGGAGTGGTTTATTTCGAACCCATCGATACCGGTAAAGAGTATCCGACTCAACCGGTGGAGCTGGCTAGGATTCTGACCCAAAAGAGATTCAAGGATTACCGGGAGGTGACGAAGATTGGGCGGTTCCAGTTCAAGGTGGTGGTCACGGACGCCGGCGCGGAGAACAAGTTAAAGTCCCTGAATCTCGCAAGCCACAATCTCAAGATCCACCTCCCACGGAAGAACAGCTCGACAATCCTTTTCGTCAAAGGAGTTCCGCTGGATTTCGGAGATGAGGAGATCAAGGACTGCATCACAACAGAGACGGAGGTTCTGGAGGTGCAGCGGATCAAGAGGAGGGTGAAAGAGAATCTGGTTGACACGTCCAACCTGAGGATTACGGTAGCAGGCCAAAAGGTTCCCCGCTTGGTCAAGATATATGGCTGCGCCTTTAAATGCGAGCTGTACATTTTCCCCATTCGCCAATGCCAGAACTGCTGGAGGTTTGGCCACAGTGCTAAAAATGCACTAGCAAGCGGCGGTGCAGAATTTGCGGGCGTGGCCACGGAGAAGAGGATTGCGGAGAGCAGGATCACTGCCCCAACTGCAAAGGTCAGCACCGGGCCTCGAGTAAGGACTGCGCAGAACGACGAAGGATACAAAGGATCCTGGATACCATGCGGACGAAGCAGATCGGATACAAGGAAGCGGAAGAAGCAGCTTTCCCTAAAACGACAAATGGGTTTGAGGGATTGGAAGAGGAAGGAGACGAAGGCGTCGTTTCGTACCCCCCCTTGCAAGTAA